CGGTCAAGAGCGTGTGCTCCATGTCGAACAATCGGAAATGACCGACCAGGTTCGTGATCATCGAATTGGCGTGCCTCCTGGCGACGCCGGGCTGCAGGACCTGGAAGCGCTGGATAGTGCGGAAATCCGGTTCGAGGACACCGCCGAATCCAGCATAGAGATTATTGCGGTCGTCCTCCGCGATCGTATGCCGAAACGCGTTACGCAGAGACCACTTGTCATTGAACTGATGTGTCAGGTCATAGCCGAAACGATAGGAGGTGCGGTTGAACGTGCTGAAGTCGCCCAGGGTGGTCGCGCGATTGCGCGGAATCGTGCCGTTCGGATTCGGCAGGAACGTGCCCTGCGCCGGGAGACCGTAGGGATCGTTGCTCCAGCGGCGTAAGTAATCGGCCTCGACTGTCAGCGTGGTCCGTGAACTCATGAGCCACGTGATGCTCGGCGCAATCGCGGCCATGTCGCGATTGGCGTAGTCCATGAAACTGCCGGCCTTTTGCCCCGCCACGTTCAACCGATAGAGGACCGTCTTGCTGACGTTGAGCGGGCCAGTGGCGTCGAGTTCCGAGCGGTAGAAGTGGAAATTCCCCAATGTCACATTGGCCGAATAGGCCGCGTTCGGCAACGGCTTGTTCGTCACAATGTTGATCACTCCACCTGGATCTCCCTGTCCGTATAGGACAGCGGCCGGCCCCTTCAGCACTTCCAGCCGGCGAACATTGTAGGTGTCTGAGGCCGTAAATTGTGCGAACGGATCGAGTAGGCCGTTTCGGAAGTAACTGCGCGAGGTGGCGTCGAATCCTCGGATGATCAATGAATCGTAGAGTGACGCAGCGGATTCCGTCGCATTGATGCCCGACACGTTTTGCAACGAGTCCTGCAACCGGAACGTGCGTTGCTCTTCGATCACCTTGCGTGTGATCACCTGAATGGATTGCGGGACATCGCGAATCGGCGTGTCGGTCCTGGTGGCCGTCGTGGATTCCTCGGCCACATAGGTCTGCGCATCGTCGTCTCGCTCATGGATGTCCTTCACGACGATTTCAGGGACTTTCACCGATTGCTGTGCGGCCGGTCGAGACGAGGCCTCGGGAGCTGCCGCGAGGCTCGACGAACCGGTAGAAGACAGGGATTGAGGGCCGGACATCCGTTCGAGCGTGATGCTGCCCGATGTCGTGGTTCGCGGGGAGAGCCCCGTGTCCCGGAGGAGAATCCGGAGGGCCTCCTCGGGCGCGTATTCGCCCGAGACGCCCTGCGTCGCGATGTCGCGCGTCATGGCCGCGTCGTAGAGCAACTCGATTTGCGTCATGCCGGAAAATTGCAGCAAGGCGGAAGAGAGCGGCTGCGGCGTGATGGCGAATGCCTGCGTCGATGACGCAGGCGCGGGGTTGTCCTGCGCCCAGAGGTTCGGAGCCGCGGAGATCATCAACAGGCCCCAGAAGAACACTGTTACGAACATATCTCGTCCTTTCCGTCGTGATACCAGAGATGGGTGAGCCGGCGCGCGGCTCACTGACTACGACGGACGGACACAGAACAAGGTCTAGTGTGGAAAGAAAAAATTACGATTTTGTGATGCGGCTTCGATACAGCAGGATGAGGCGGTCGGCGAAGGTCACGATGCGGATCGGGAGGCTTTCCTCAAGGGCGGGAAGGAAGCGGTCCAGTCGCTCGGTATCGAAGGAACCAGTGACCAACAGCTTGTTGAGTGACTGATCTCGCAGGAATACAAACCGGCCTGAACGATAGCGGGCGACTTCCTCCAGCACTTCCGGCAACGGTTGATCCTCGAACACGAGGCGATGCTGTTGCCACGCCAAGGTGCGGTTCAGGTCGATTTGTTCCACTGATCCAAGCCATCCGTTCGGCTGATAGCGAAGCTGTTCGCCGGCTTGGACGTCCATGGGCGGTTCGTGCCCCACGCGAATGCGCACACTATGTTCGGACACCGTGACCGTCGTCTGGACCCCGTCCGTTCGGACGTTAAATGCGGTGCCCAACGCGCGGATGGTGCCCTCACTGGCCGTTACCTCGAAGGGGCGGGCCCGATCCGGGGCGACGGTGAAGAAGGCTTCCCCGCGGTGGAGGGTGAGGCGGCGTGTGCCATCGGTCATGGCGATCGACAGTGCGGTGTCGGTGTTGAGTCGCACCATTGAGCCGTCGGGTAGCGTAATGGCGCGCTGCTCTCCCACCGCGGTGCGATAGTCTCCGAGCGGCCAGAGGACGAGCGCCAACCAGAGACCGGCACCTGCGACCAGCAGGACGCAGGCGGCCATTGCGGTGAGTCGCCGCCAGGAATGCGTTGCTCCGGGCCTCTCGGAGTCCGACTCTGGAGGCAGGTATCGATCCAGTTCGCGGATATCGTCCGGGTTTAGGCCATCTAATGAGCGCCAGAATTGTTCCGCTTCACGATAGGCGGCGGGATGGGCCTGGTCTGCGGCCAGCCATTCGGCAAAGCGCCGACGCTCGTCGGCCGTGACGGTGCCGGTTTCAATCCGGACCAGCCAGGCGGATGCCGCTGACGCAACGCTGTTGGGTTCTGCTGTGCCCATCGGGTGGGTCATGGTAGCGCCACTACCACTGCCTTGTCACGTTGGCGTCTCAACCGGATCCCCATAATAGTGGAGACGCGTCACGGCGCCTGAACATCCATGTGGCTCCGGCATCTGCGTTACGGCCTGTCGAGTCGAGTCCGACAAAAATCCACCGCCTTGATCATATGTTTGACGACCGTACTCTGGGAAATGCCCAGTTTGACTGCCACCTCCGCATGGGTGAAGTGGTGAAATTTGATGAGGAGAAACACCTGGCGACACTTCGGGGGAAGTTCCTCAATGGCCTGTTGGAGGCGTGCCACCTGCTGCTTCGACCACACGACCCGTTCAATGGAAGGACTGAGGTCCGCCTGATCGAGCGGGCGATCAGGGTCATCCAGTGTGACGGTGTCCCGGTGTTGCTGACGACGGTGGTGATCGATGAGCAGATTCGTCGCCACCCGAAAGAGAAACGCGCGCGGGTTACCGAGGACCTCGCTAGACCTGTTCTGCAGCACGCGTACAAACGTGTCTTGCACGAGATCCTTGGCCGTGTCGACGCAGCCCAAGCGCCGGGTGAGGAACTGCTGCAGATCCGGCCCGTGATCGCGGACTAACGCCGACAGGTCGTGCTGTGTCAATTCCGACATGCGGTGGATAGTAGGTGCCCCGTAGTCCGAATGGGAATGCTCATTTTCCAGACCCGTTCGGCCCTAGTCATACGTCTGGGTATGGAGATCGCTAGCTCGTGCGTCTTACTAAGAGGAGGCGGTGCAGACAGCCCGTCTACCGGGCTCGACCATTCAGGAGAAGCGCCAAATGAACGTAGTGACCCGGTTGTCTCGAAGCAACCGCCAGGAACGACGGTTAGACGAGGGCATTCAACGCATCCGGACAAGTTTTGGCCGGACGCGGCTGAACTGGAGCCTGCAGCGTGAACGCATCGTCCAGGCCTTTCTGCAGGAAGAGCACATCACGATTCGCGAGTTGTATCGCCGGCTCAATCGGCAGGGCCAGCGTGCGCCGCTGAACACGATCTATCGGACGATGCGAGTGTTGTGCGACAAAGGCTTTGCGCAGGCTCGTCGTTTCAATGAAGAAACCCAGTACGATAACCTGTTTGCAAAAGGGGCGCACGATCATCTCATCTGTACGGGCTGCGGACACATCGTCGAATTCGAGGATCCGACCATCGAACGGCTGCGGCAGCAGATCGCGTCAGTGAATGGATTCCATCTGACCGCGCAGAATTTGGAGCTCTATGGGCTTTGTGCCGACTGCCGCCCGGTCAGTGTAAAGGCGTTGGGGCGCTAACTTTCCCGGCGACGCCGATGGGCGTCTTGTTTCAACCACCACATCCGCAATGCCGTCACATAGAGCGGCAGCGGCGTGAGCCCGGCGACAAGGATGAGCCAGCGGCCGGTCAATCCAAACGCTTCGCCGTTATGGAGCGGGAACAGCCAGGCGAGAAAGGTTTCTCCGCCGGTGAACTCCCGCCAGTCCTGCGCCCGAAGCACCGCGCCGCTGTATTGATCGATCCAGACTTCGGTCTGCCCTCCTGCCTGACGGATCTCCTCCGGTTGTCTCAGCCCGACCGAATAACTGTCCCGCTCATGCTGCGGCAGGCCCATCCACATCGGTCGAGCATCGGGGAAGGTGGCGCGGGCGATCGCGATCGCCTGTTCAGGAAGAATCGTCGGCACTCCAGCCTGCCACTCGGATTGCGGCTGGTCTTCAGGTCCGGTCTCTCGAACCGGTGAGAACCATTGCACGACCGAGGTGACGGCGTCGGGAAACTCCAAATAGAAGCCTGTCAGGGCAAGTAGCATGAGGAGGATTGCTCCGACCAGACCGGTGAGCTTATGCAGGTCATAGTGTTTTCGAATGAGGCTCCCGTCGGTCTGAAACGTCAAGGCACGACGGAGCTTCCCCGGACTCGGCCACCAGAGATAGAGGCCGCTTCCGATCGAGAGGAGAAGAAATAGGGCCAAGATGCCGACGAAGATCTCGCCAGGTTTTCCCAGGAGCAGCTCCTGATGCAGTTCATAGATGAACGAGACGAAGAAGTTGCCCCATTCCCGGTTGCTGAGGGGGCGGGCAGTCGAGGGATCGACGGCGACGACATGCCAACGCACTTTGGGTGGAGCGGACGCAGGATCCTTGAACCAGGCATGGAACGTGTCGCGCTCGTGGAGTGGAAAGATGAGGGTGTCAGGAGGGGACCAATCCGGGTGTGCCGTCTTGGCTCCCGCGACGATGTCGCTCAGAGGTTGATCGGTCCCGACCGTTCGGATCACCTGCTCCGGATTCAGCCATTCATCGATGGTTTTGTAGAACACCAGCAGGCTGCCGGTCAGACTGGTCAGGACAAACAACCCTCCTCCTATCAACCCCACATATAAGTGGACGCGCAGCCAGATTTTTTTCCAGGAACGGCGGGGGGGTGGGGGCATGCGGGCTGACGGGGCCGGATGTGCAGCGGCAGGCCGCTGCGCCCCCGAACGGAGACGGACCGGATTGAGTTCTTGTACGATCATCTCGTCCCTTCGTCGCGGTTCTCGTGCTCAACGATGTTGTATAGGCGCACGAAGCCGGAGCACCTGCTTCGGTCCTACAATAAGAGACGTACGACGGGCCGGAAACCACACCTGACCGCATGGATGCGACCTTGCCGGACCACGCCGGCATGATGGATGGGCGGAGAAGGGGGGCACCCCCGTCCGGCCTTTCGGCGGACGAGGGGTCGTCTGAGAGGGGCTTCGCCTAGAACGTCCACTTGGCGCCGGCTTGCCAGAGCGCCGGGAGGCCAGGATAGATGCCGCGGGTTCGATCCATGATGGTGGCTTGATCCAGCATGTTCTTGGCGACGAAGAAGAAGGTCGTGTTGATCTTCTTCACATACTGGTTGACCGATGCGTTCATCATGCACCATCCCCGGACCATGCCCCGTTGTCCGTTCGCCGTCGGGGCGACAATGTTCCGGTCGTCTCCGAACTGATCGCTGATGCACTGCGCTTCCAGCCTGGCATTGAACGCGCCGAGGCTGAATGCCCGGTTGGTAAACCCGATCCCCGCCGTCAGCAGATGTTTGGGCGAGTAGGGGAGCCGATTGCCGCTCACACTCACGACCGCCGCTTCCGTGGGCAGGAGCGCCCCACCGGTGATCGAGCTGTTGCGCGTGCCGATGAACTCGGCCTGAGCCACCCAGGTGTAATTCAAATCGAGCGTCACATCCTGGTCCTTATCCCGTCCCTTCATCGCATCCCAGAGGTCGAGGCTGGTGGCGAATTCGATGCCGCGGTGCCTGGTCTCTCCCGCGCTCGTCAGGGTTGCGCCGGTACCGCCCGCCGCCGACTGCGAGATGATCTGGTTATCGAAGTCCATCTGGAAGAGGGTGAATTCATACCCGGCCCAGTTGGCCAGGTTGCCCCTGGTGCCCAACTCGTAGGTCCAGCTCAATTCCGGTCCCAGATCGACGACGGCCCCGGTTCCCGTGATGGCGTCCGAGACCTGCGGAGGCGACATGCCGCGATGCGCGCCGAAGAAGAACGTGTGGTTCTTGAATGGCGCATATGTGACGCCGATTCCCGGCAGCACTTCGGTAAAATTGGCTTTCCCGAACGCCCCGTTGCCGCTGTTCTGCAGCCGGTCGTATTGGTCGTAGTTGATGTGCTCGACGCGCACGCCGGGGGTAATTGTAAATTGACCGAAGATGAGGCGTTCCTGGAAGAACAACGCATAGGCGTTGGTCGTCCGCAGGTTGTTTTCGTTCAAACAGGTGGCGCCGGCCACGGCCAAGAAGCAGCTCGACGTGACGCCTATGCCTGATCCCGTATTCCGAAATTGCTTTCGATCCGACTGCTCGTACATGTAGCGTGCGCCGAAATCGGCCGTCGCGTTGACCCCGAGAATTGAATGATCGTACTTGAAGCGCGATTCGACCCCGTAGACCCAATACTCCCGTTCATTGGTGAACCGCGCATTGCCGGGGACAGCCCCGAAGGCGGTGGCGGGAATGGCGTTGCCGAACTGCAGAGCGCCGTTGAGGCTCCCATCGGCGTTGACTCCCTGTGTCGTCTGCCTCGTCCAGTCGCGGGACATGTAATGGCCGAAGAAGTTGGTGGTCGACGTCAAGTTGGCGGTGAACATGTGGTTGACCGCCACATGCGCGCCCATCCGGCGAAAATCGAAGTGATCGTTCTTGAACAGGGTCTGCCTGTTTTGGCCGCGTGGAGAGCCCCATTCAGATTCGGTCAACCCTTGGTAGCCGATGCCGGAATCCTCGCGGTAGTAATTGAACTTCGCCATGATTTGCGTCCGGTCGCTCAGCTCTTGGACCGTCTTGAACGTGATGTCGTCCACCTTGGCCCTGACATTGGTGAACCGCGGAGTGTCGCTCTGATAGTGGGTGTAGTCCACCATGTAGCCGCTTTTGCCCCAGGTGCCTCCGTAGTCGAAGTGGGTGTTGAAGTAGTTGTTGTTGCCGCCCCAAAACTGAAAGTTTCCCTCCGGTTTGGCCGACGGCATACGGGTGATGAAATTCATCACGCCCCCGATGGTTTGCGGACCGTAGAGCAACTGCCCGCTTCCTTTCAGAACCTCGATCCGATCGAAACGAAAGATCGGGGGAAAGTAATAGGATGAGGGATCGGCGTAGGGCATCATCATGATCGGCACCCCGTCTTCCATGATGTGCACTTTGCGACTCCTGGTAGGGTCCAACCCTCTGATACCGATGTTCGGTCGGATACCCAACCCGTCTTCATCCCGGACATGCACGCCCGGCACTTCGCGCAGGGCTTCATTGATGGTGAGACGATGGTTCTGTTCGATACGCTCTTTGGTAATCACGCGGCCGGAGCCGGGAATGTAGTCGAGGGCATTTTCGGACGTACCGATGATTTCGACCAGCGGCACCTTGACCGCTTCTTCCGCGCCTGCCGCCGTCACTGGTTCATCGGGGCCGAGGGCGACCAACGGTGCCGCCGCGGCAGACGAGGCGCCGGAAGGCGCAGCCCGCTCCAGCACGACCGTTCCGTCATCGGCTGTGTAGTAGGCCAATCCGGTTCCCTTGAGCATGAGCGACAAGGCGTCTTTGGATGAGTATCGGCCTATGACACCTTCGGATTGCTCGGACTGGATCAATTCCGCTCGGTGAATGAATCGAATCCCGCTCTGATCACGAAATGCGCGTAACGCTTGGCTGAGCGGCTGCGGGGGGATGTTGAATTCGACCGGTTCCTCCCGCAAGGCGGTCTGCTCGGCGGCAACCGTGCCGCACAAGCCCGCGCCGACACCGAGCGCGCACAGGAGGACCAGGATCATCCTGGGTATGACGTACATAACCTCTCCTTTCTACGAATACAAAATGCGAGGGAATTGCGACACACAGAGGACGATCCGAAAGGGCGCGATTCCCTACTCTCTGGAACTCTTTTTTATGATCATTTTCAAAACAGGCGTGGAGCGAGTGGTGTGGAATGGACGGTCGCAGCCGGCTCGTCACGGAAAAAGGGGTCAGCGCGCCAGGATCGTGAGGTAGGGCGTCAACTGGATCGTGCGAAACCGGGCGGCCCGTTGCAGCAGGGTCAGGGATTGGACGGGATCGTTCAGGGAGACGCTTCCCGACAACTTTTGGGTACGAAGGCTGGTGTCGACAATGAGCACCATATCGGTTCGATACCGGTTCAGTTCCGCAATGATCTCGTGCAGCGGCATCTGGTCGAAGACCAGCTCATGCCGGCGCCAGGCTGTGACGCTGGGGAGGTTGACGGGTTCGGGGTGAGTAACCCGCCCTCCGTCTTCGATGATGATGCGGGAGCCTGCGTGCACGTCGATCGAGTGGTCACGGCGCAAGACACGGACCGTTCCATCCAAGACGCTGACGACGGTGTCTCGCCCGTGGCGATCGATATTAAACACCGTTCCGAGCGCTTGCACCACGCCGTCCCCGACGGTCACCTCGAAGGGGCGTGCGGGGTCATGTGCGACCTCGAACAGGGCTTCGCCCTGCTTCAGCGACAGGCTGCGACGGTTCTGCGAGAGCGAAACGGACAATGCCGATCGTGTATTGAGGTGAACCACGGATCCATCGGCCAACGACACCGCTGTGTGTTCTCCCGGACGGGTATGGTAATCGGCCAGCCAGAATTCGACGCTGGGCCACAGGCTGAATCCGAGGGTCGCCAGGAGCAGGCTGGCGGCAAGGGCCATTCCCCATGGGCGTCGGCGATAATCGAATTTCGGCGGCGTTGAAGCAGGCAGCGGGAGCGACTTGTGGGGTGGTGGGTTCGCTGCAGGGGGTGGGTCTCGACGGACCTGGTCTGCCAACCCATCCAAGGCTTGCCAGAAGTGCTGAGCCTGTCGGAACTGAGACTCATGCTCGGGATCACGAGTTCGCCAGGCGGAAAAGTCCCGTCGCTCCTGTTCCGACATCATTCCGGAATGGATGCGGAGCAGCCATGCATTCGCTTCCTCCCAGGGGCGCTGCGGGGCAAGATGTTGGGATGACTCGATGTCGTCAGGTTGAGGCATGGTCCATCCGGCTGCGCCTGTCACGCGACATGCGGAGGCGGTATCTGAGAATAGTCTGATTACGAGGACGACTCAAGAGCGGTTCATTCACTGGTGGTGGATAGGTGCTGCGCCTCAAACCGAGCCCGGCAGTACCTCATGGCTTTTGTGAGGTGGTGTTCGACGGTTTTGATGGAAATGTTGAGCTCGCGGGCAATGTCCAGATAACTCTTCTGCTCGAACTTGAACATGATGAACACGGCTCGCCGTTTGGGCGGCATGCTGTCGATGGCTTGAAGTAACGATGCTAATCGGTGTTTGGCATCAAGGGTGGTCTCCGCGTCCGGTAGATCCGTCGGGAGGGTCACGGCTTGGTCCAGAGGAGTGGACCGTGAGCTAGTGCGTTCCTGTCCTCGCAAGTAATCAATGGCCAGGTGTTTGGCGGTGGTGTAGAGAAAACTGCGCGGGTTTCTGACGCTCTCAGGGTTCGTCAGGGTGACGATACGCAAGTAGAGTTCCTGCACCAGATCGGCTGCTGCCGACGGACATCTGACCTTCCAGGTAAAAAAGCGCAGCAACTCATTCTGTTCGATCCGGACAAACGCGATCAAGGTGTCAAGCGAGACGGTCGACGTTTGAGCGCTCTCGTCCACGGTTGGGCAGGCCAGGCTGAGCGGGCCAAGGTC
The Nitrospira defluvii DNA segment above includes these coding regions:
- a CDS encoding TonB-dependent siderophore receptor encodes the protein MFVTVFFWGLLMISAAPNLWAQDNPAPASSTQAFAITPQPLSSALLQFSGMTQIELLYDAAMTRDIATQGVSGEYAPEEALRILLRDTGLSPRTTTSGSITLERMSGPQSLSSTGSSSLAAAPEASSRPAAQQSVKVPEIVVKDIHERDDDAQTYVAEESTTATRTDTPIRDVPQSIQVITRKVIEEQRTFRLQDSLQNVSGINATESAASLYDSLIIRGFDATSRSYFRNGLLDPFAQFTASDTYNVRRLEVLKGPAAVLYGQGDPGGVINIVTNKPLPNAAYSANVTLGNFHFYRSELDATGPLNVSKTVLYRLNVAGQKAGSFMDYANRDMAAIAPSITWLMSSRTTLTVEADYLRRWSNDPYGLPAQGTFLPNPNGTIPRNRATTLGDFSTFNRTSYRFGYDLTHQFNDKWSLRNAFRHTIAEDDRNNLYAGFGGVLEPDFRTIQRFQVLQPGVARRHANSMITNLVGHFRLFDMEHTLLTGVELRQEKTDQSIYTVAEAPPLDLFAPDYSLPPLPFTGDRVSFRADNKTAAVYLQDQVTILPNLKFMGGLRVDYVHQFQQSVGAPQQTSDNHAVSPRLGLVYQPIEPVSLYTSWTKGFQPSSAAAFNPNGELFKPERSTQYEVGVKTFLLDNRVSATLAWFHLTRENLVTPSPDPALALQGFSVQTGEQRSQGIELDITAQLSPGWNIITGYAYTDAEVTKDNDTSLVAKRLANVPYNKFTLWSTYHIQDGPLKGFGVGGGLFAYTSRNASIFGDQTEMPGYIRADAALYYNHDLQKGNWVGAKSAHIALNLRNLLDQRYVATSYNGSNTFFYGEPRTVLATVGLRF
- a CDS encoding FecR family protein; this translates as MGTAEPNSVASAASAWLVRIETGTVTADERRRFAEWLAADQAHPAAYREAEQFWRSLDGLNPDDIRELDRYLPPESDSERPGATHSWRRLTAMAACVLLVAGAGLWLALVLWPLGDYRTAVGEQRAITLPDGSMVRLNTDTALSIAMTDGTRRLTLHRGEAFFTVAPDRARPFEVTASEGTIRALGTAFNVRTDGVQTTVTVSEHSVRIRVGHEPPMDVQAGEQLRYQPNGWLGSVEQIDLNRTLAWQQHRLVFEDQPLPEVLEEVARYRSGRFVFLRDQSLNKLLVTGSFDTERLDRFLPALEESLPIRIVTFADRLILLYRSRITKS
- a CDS encoding RNA polymerase sigma factor encodes the protein MSELTQHDLSALVRDHGPDLQQFLTRRLGCVDTAKDLVQDTFVRVLQNRSSEVLGNPRAFLFRVATNLLIDHHRRQQHRDTVTLDDPDRPLDQADLSPSIERVVWSKQQVARLQQAIEELPPKCRQVFLLIKFHHFTHAEVAVKLGISQSTVVKHMIKAVDFCRTRLDRP
- a CDS encoding Fur family transcriptional regulator; the protein is MNVVTRLSRSNRQERRLDEGIQRIRTSFGRTRLNWSLQRERIVQAFLQEEHITIRELYRRLNRQGQRAPLNTIYRTMRVLCDKGFAQARRFNEETQYDNLFAKGAHDHLICTGCGHIVEFEDPTIERLRQQIASVNGFHLTAQNLELYGLCADCRPVSVKALGR
- a CDS encoding PepSY-associated TM helix domain-containing protein, which gives rise to MPPPPRRSWKKIWLRVHLYVGLIGGGLFVLTSLTGSLLVFYKTIDEWLNPEQVIRTVGTDQPLSDIVAGAKTAHPDWSPPDTLIFPLHERDTFHAWFKDPASAPPKVRWHVVAVDPSTARPLSNREWGNFFVSFIYELHQELLLGKPGEIFVGILALFLLLSIGSGLYLWWPSPGKLRRALTFQTDGSLIRKHYDLHKLTGLVGAILLMLLALTGFYLEFPDAVTSVVQWFSPVRETGPEDQPQSEWQAGVPTILPEQAIAIARATFPDARPMWMGLPQHERDSYSVGLRQPEEIRQAGGQTEVWIDQYSGAVLRAQDWREFTGGETFLAWLFPLHNGEAFGLTGRWLILVAGLTPLPLYVTALRMWWLKQDAHRRRRES
- a CDS encoding TonB-dependent receptor domain-containing protein, with protein sequence MYVIPRMILVLLCALGVGAGLCGTVAAEQTALREEPVEFNIPPQPLSQALRAFRDQSGIRFIHRAELIQSEQSEGVIGRYSSKDALSLMLKGTGLAYYTADDGTVVLERAAPSGASSAAAAPLVALGPDEPVTAAGAEEAVKVPLVEIIGTSENALDYIPGSGRVITKERIEQNHRLTINEALREVPGVHVRDEDGLGIRPNIGIRGLDPTRSRKVHIMEDGVPIMMMPYADPSSYYFPPIFRFDRIEVLKGSGQLLYGPQTIGGVMNFITRMPSAKPEGNFQFWGGNNNYFNTHFDYGGTWGKSGYMVDYTHYQSDTPRFTNVRAKVDDITFKTVQELSDRTQIMAKFNYYREDSGIGYQGLTESEWGSPRGQNRQTLFKNDHFDFRRMGAHVAVNHMFTANLTSTTNFFGHYMSRDWTRQTTQGVNADGSLNGALQFGNAIPATAFGAVPGNARFTNEREYWVYGVESRFKYDHSILGVNATADFGARYMYEQSDRKQFRNTGSGIGVTSSCFLAVAGATCLNENNLRTTNAYALFFQERLIFGQFTITPGVRVEHINYDQYDRLQNSGNGAFGKANFTEVLPGIGVTYAPFKNHTFFFGAHRGMSPPQVSDAITGTGAVVDLGPELSWTYELGTRGNLANWAGYEFTLFQMDFDNQIISQSAAGGTGATLTSAGETRHRGIEFATSLDLWDAMKGRDKDQDVTLDLNYTWVAQAEFIGTRNSSITGGALLPTEAAVVSVSGNRLPYSPKHLLTAGIGFTNRAFSLGAFNARLEAQCISDQFGDDRNIVAPTANGQRGMVRGWCMMNASVNQYVKKINTTFFFVAKNMLDQATIMDRTRGIYPGLPALWQAGAKWTF
- a CDS encoding FecR family protein, with translation MPQPDDIESSQHLAPQRPWEEANAWLLRIHSGMMSEQERRDFSAWRTRDPEHESQFRQAQHFWQALDGLADQVRRDPPPAANPPPHKSLPLPASTPPKFDYRRRPWGMALAASLLLATLGFSLWPSVEFWLADYHTRPGEHTAVSLADGSVVHLNTRSALSVSLSQNRRSLSLKQGEALFEVAHDPARPFEVTVGDGVVQALGTVFNIDRHGRDTVVSVLDGTVRVLRRDHSIDVHAGSRIIIEDGGRVTHPEPVNLPSVTAWRRHELVFDQMPLHEIIAELNRYRTDMVLIVDTSLRTQKLSGSVSLNDPVQSLTLLQRAARFRTIQLTPYLTILAR
- a CDS encoding RNA polymerase sigma factor, yielding MSEWSERPDLGPLSLACPTVDESAQTSTVSLDTLIAFVRIEQNELLRFFTWKVRCPSAAADLVQELYLRIVTLTNPESVRNPRSFLYTTAKHLAIDYLRGQERTSSRSTPLDQAVTLPTDLPDAETTLDAKHRLASLLQAIDSMPPKRRAVFIMFKFEQKSYLDIARELNISIKTVEHHLTKAMRYCRARFEAQHLSTTSE